From one Phaeodactylum tricornutum CCAP 1055/1 chromosome 16, whole genome shotgun sequence genomic stretch:
- a CDS encoding predicted protein: MTLSRLFQALALVVSMSEAFIGSSRSSRSSFALSSKNSDRAHIERNLEDMMDNDWRLFRAKLVAQEKAQNTANVKESPTVSASSETSAELPKPLPLGVDEKLTKQGQLSEIFAGAISSIFKKDKNVTTNARAVPSSRTSSNEDIFHGDHVGGADFSQISSDPFVSADELPLWIDTSRTPKVDKHRWAHEISHVEPGCVLIANEKLGGVFHQTVVLIIDHHETTGSTGIVINRPMDGDLLKIASEQESSLDLSLKLAFSQARVTYGGPVLTDEFSVLHGFGEVEGSRKLCPGVYIGGSEELMNEVRTLRFDPAHALFVKGHAGWVPGQLTREISKGVWYTAAASSDFILRYAGAPVTEDDNANDLWADILSCMGGNYAKIAGKHKGRGDQRVLP, from the exons ATGACACTTTCAAGACTTTTCCAAGCGCTCGCTCTTGTCGTCTCGATGTCGGAAGCTTTTATCGGCTCATCCCGTTCCTCTCGCTCTTCCTTCGCCTTGTCGAGCAAAAACTCGGATCGGGCACACATTGAGCGCAATCTCGAAGACATGATGGACAACGACTGGCGCTTGTTCCGCGCCAAGCTTGTGGCGCAGGAAAAGGCCCAAAATACAGCGAACGTCAAAGAGTCTCCGACAGTCTCAGCTTCTTCGGAAACATCCGCGGAGCTTCCCAAGCCGTTGCCTCTCGGCGTGGACGAGAAACTTACCAAACAGGGACAACTTTCGGAAATCTTTGCCGGTGCTATTTCCAGTATCTTTaaaaaggacaagaacgTGACAACCAATGCCAGGGCTGTACCAAGCAGCCGCACGAGCTCCAACGAAGACATTTTTCACGGTGACCACGTGGGTGGTGCTGATTTCAGTCAAATCTCTTCGGATCCGTTCGTTAGTGCTGACGAGCTACCCTTGTGGATCGACACTTCTCGGACTCCCAAAGTGGACAAGCACCGTTGGGCGCACGAAATTTCGCACGTGGAGCCTGGATGTGTTCtcattgccaacgaaaaacTTGGAGGCGTCTTTCACCAGACAGTTGTTTTGATCATTGATCACCACGAGACGACGGGATCGACTGGAATTGTCATTAATCG ACCTATGGATGGTGACTTGCTCAAGATCGCTTCGGAACAAGAGAGCTCTCTGGATTTGTCGCTTAAACTCGCCTTTTCGCAAGCGCGCGTCACGTACGGCGGTCCCGTATTGACGGACGAATTCTCCGTCTTGCACGGTTTTGGTGAGGTCGAAGGTTCCCGGAAACTTTGTCCCGGTGTCTACATTGGTGGCTCGGAGGAGCTCATGAACGAAGTCCGCACCTTACGGTTCGACCCTGCACACGCTTTGTTTGTCAAGGGACACGCGGGTTGGGTGCCGGGACAATTGACGCGCGAAATTTCCAAGGGAGTATGGTATACTGCGGCTGCGTCGAGCGATTTTATTCTGCGCTACGCCGGCGCACCCGTTACCGAGGACGATAACGCCAACGATTTGTGGGCCGATATTCTCTCTTGCATGGGTGGAAACTATGCGAAGATTGCTGGGAAACACAAGGGACGCGGGGACCAACGCGTCTTACCTTGA